A region from the Amblyraja radiata isolate CabotCenter1 unplaced genomic scaffold, sAmbRad1.1.pri S122, whole genome shotgun sequence genome encodes:
- the LOC116969211 gene encoding LOW QUALITY PROTEIN: zinc finger protein 615-like (The sequence of the model RefSeq protein was modified relative to this genomic sequence to represent the inferred CDS: deleted 1 base in 1 codon), giving the protein MLQSHRRVHTGERPFNCSECDKCFKTANVLEAHRRVHTGEKPYGCSTCGKSFPQFSASTPASAPTPVPSAARASPNTAPCCSTNIPTPASAPTPVPSAARASPTSTRLLIHQRTHTGERPYTCAQCGKGFTTSTNLLMHQCTHTGECLYTCAQCGKGFTCSGNLLNHQRTHTGEHSYTCAQCGKGFTHSSSLLVHQRTHTGERPYTCAQCGKGFTQSNNLLRHQRTHTGEHPYTCAQCGKGFNDSSNLLEHQRSHTGERPYTCAQCGKGFTRPCSLLVHQRTHTGERPYTCVQCGKGFTHSGSLLVHQRTHTGERPYTCAQCGKGFTQSNNLLRHQRMHTGEHLYTCAQSGKGFTYSGNQLKHQRTHTGERPYTCAQCGKGFTQSNNLLRHQRTHTGEHPYTCAQCGKGFNDSSNLLEHQRSHTGERPYTCAQCGKGFTRPCSLLVHQRTHTGERPYTCSQCGKGFTQSAHLLKHQCTHTGETPYTCTWCGKGFIQSTHLLEHQRTHTERPFVCADCGKRLTRMSSLWQHRRTHSGERPFPCPSCGNGFTRLDHLLERRRVHTGQRPFTCPLCGKAFARSSSLLAHRHVDR; this is encoded by the exons ATGCTGCAgagccaccggcgggtgcacacgggggaACGTCCCTTCAACTGCTCAGAGTGCGACAAGTGTTTCAAGACGGCGAATGTCCTAGAGGCCCACCGGCGGGTTCACACGGGCGAGaaaccctatggctgctccacttgCGGAAAGAGTTTtccccagtt cagcgcatccacaccggcgagcgcccctacacctgtgcccagtgcggcaagggcttcacccaatacAGCACCCTGTTGCAGCACCAAcatacccacaccggcgagcgcccctacacctgtgcccagtgcggcaagggcttcaccgacCTCCACCAGACTGCTGATAcatcagcgcacccacaccggcgagcgtccctacacctgtgcccagtgcggcaagggcttcaccacctccaccaacctgctgatgcaccagtgcacccacaccggcgagtgcctctacacctgtgcccagtgcggcaagggcttcacctgctccggCAACCTGTTgaaccaccagcgcacccacaccggcgagcactcctacacctgtgcccagtgtggcaagggcttcacgcactccagcagcctgctggtgcaccagcgcacccacaccggcgagcgcccctacacctgtgcccagtgtggcaagggcttcacccagtccaacaacctgctgaggcaccagcgcacgcacaccggcgagcacccctacacctgcgcccagtgcggcaagggcttcaacgactccagcaacctgctggagcaccagcgctcccataccggcgagcgcccctacacctgcgcccaatgcggcaagggcttcaccagaccctgcagcctgctggtgcaccagcgcacccacaccggcgagcgcccctacacctgcgtccaatgtggcaagggcttcacccactccggcagcctgctggtgcaccagcgcacccacaccggcgagcgcccctacacctgtgcccagtgtggcaagggcttcacccagtccaacaacctgctgaggcaccagcgcatgcacaccggcgagcacctctacacctgtgcccagagcggcaagggcttcacctactCCGGCAACCagttgaagcaccagcgcacccacaccggcgagcgcccctacacctgtgcccagtgtggcaagggcttcacccagtccaacaacctgctgaggcaccagcgcacgcacaccggcgagcacccctacacctgcgcccagtgcggcaagggcttcaacgactccagcaacctgctggagcaccagcgctcccataccggcgagcgcccctacacctgcgcccaatgcggcaagggcttcaccagaccctgcagcctgctggtgcatcagcgcacccacaccggcgagcgcccctacacctgttcccagtgtggcaagggcttcacccagtctgctcacctgctgaagcaccagtgcACCCACACAGGCGAG accccctacacctgcacctggtgcggcaagggcttcatccagtctactcacctgctggagcaccagcgcacccacaccg agagaccctttgtgtgcgctgattgTGGCAAGAGGttgacccgcatgtccagcctgtggcagcaccggcgtacccacagcggtgagcgtcccttcccctgcccatccTGTGGTAACGGCTTCacgcgccttgaccacctgctggagcgccggcgagtccacaccggccagcgccccttcacctgcccgctctgtggcaaggcctttgcccgctcctccagcctgctggcacaccgccacgtggatagatag